The Paenibacillus spongiae nucleotide sequence ATTGCGGCATTCATACATTAGACCAGGCTATTAGCTATATGGATGAAACTCCGGCGAAATCGGTGCTTGGAGCGGTCGATACAACTGAAATCTATAACTGGTTCAACGTACCTTCCGAATGCGGGGCGTCAGGCCATATTCTATTCGCTAACGGCGTCCACGCCAGCTTCTATTCCGGCGTGATCGATACTTGGGAGCCGACTTCGGATATGACGAAGATCTGGGCTGGGGTTCGCGTAACCGGCACAGAGGGCTTTATCGAAGTCATGTGGGACGGGCAAATGATCCGGGGAGTCAACTACGCTGATCCATCCTGGAAGCCAGAAATGGAATTATCCTCGATGTCCGATCATATGAAAGGCTATGTCCGCCATGCGATCGACTGCTTGGAGACAGGCGAAGAACCCGAAGTTTCGCATCAAAAGGCATTGCGCGCCTCGGAAATCATCTTTGCTTTCTATGAGTCGGTTCGCAGCAATGCGCGCGTGGAGCTTCCGCTTACCGGCGTGACGGATAGTCCTTTTATCACGATGCTTGAGAACGGCCAATTTAATAAATAAGGAGCGGTAGCTATGTCAAGACCAAAGCTTGGTTTAATCGGAATCGTAAACGAAGAAGCGAAGCAGGACTTCTGGGGCACGATGCAGCGCGTAGCTGAAATCGGCTATGAGGGGATCGAAGGCGGCGGAGAACTGCTAAGCGGAGATGTAAAGGCCAAAGTCGCACGTTTCCACGAATTAGGACTCCAAGTAGCAACGCACAGCATCGGCAGCAAAGAGCTTCTGCGTGATGAGAAGGAGCTTGACAAATTGATCCGAGAAGCCCACGCGTTACAGACGAAGGATGTCACCTTCTGGTGGGACGTTGTAGATACACGGGAGCAGTTGCTTCGCGATGCTGAATTGTATAATGCGGCAGGCGCGCGGTTTGCAGCTGAAGGACTAAGATTTTGCTACCACAACCATGCTCATGAGTTCCAAAGAACATTCAACGGCATTTACTCGTTGGATATTTTAGCAGAGTACACGGATCCCAAGAA carries:
- a CDS encoding Gfo/Idh/MocA family protein, translating into MNTSSVYRVAFIGCGKRAHEHAIGVQPDSRCEVVALSDISTASAETLNAEFGFQANVYTDHKEMLAKEKPDVVLICLWTPLHLPVFRDCAEAGVKAVLCEKPMSPSWGDCQEMSRIAEEKGCQLTFSLQRRFAQGNLTARRLIKEGKIGQVLRMDLYSPAHLLDCGIHTLDQAISYMDETPAKSVLGAVDTTEIYNWFNVPSECGASGHILFANGVHASFYSGVIDTWEPTSDMTKIWAGVRVTGTEGFIEVMWDGQMIRGVNYADPSWKPEMELSSMSDHMKGYVRHAIDCLETGEEPEVSHQKALRASEIIFAFYESVRSNARVELPLTGVTDSPFITMLENGQFNK
- a CDS encoding sugar phosphate isomerase/epimerase family protein, which produces MSRPKLGLIGIVNEEAKQDFWGTMQRVAEIGYEGIEGGGELLSGDVKAKVARFHELGLQVATHSIGSKELLRDEKELDKLIREAHALQTKDVTFWWDVVDTREQLLRDAELYNAAGARFAAEGLRFCYHNHAHEFQRTFNGIYSLDILAEYTDPKNLYFRLDVAWITLGGADPAHILRKMAGRVPAIHLKDVYSTDEVGKWTAVGTGEVKIKESIEAAEEIGVEWMTVEQDQLRNLTGFETATVSYLNLKEKGLL